From Paraflavitalea devenefica, the proteins below share one genomic window:
- a CDS encoding nucleoside phosphorylase codes for MQRIPESELIINHRGAIYHLDLRPEELAHTIITVGDPDRVALVSRHFDRVEYQRQHREFVTHTGYIGQKRVSVVSTGIGPDNIDIVLNELDALVNIDLESRTIKPEHTLLNIIRVGTSGALQADIPVDSYVVSTHGLGIDNLLNFYRHEENDGEKQLLQAFVTQTQLNSGISQPYISAASASLMKHFAGDGFYPGITVTCPGFYGPQGRVLRLGLSNPGLIDRLTEFSFGQHRITNFEMETSGIYGLGKMLGHHCLSLSTIVANRVVKEFSKDGSAAVQQLIVKTLEVVSGL; via the coding sequence ATGCAACGTATCCCGGAGTCGGAACTGATTATCAACCATCGCGGAGCTATTTACCACCTTGATCTACGTCCAGAAGAGCTTGCCCACACCATTATTACCGTTGGCGATCCGGACCGGGTAGCCCTGGTGAGCCGGCATTTTGACCGGGTAGAATACCAGCGCCAGCACCGGGAATTTGTGACCCATACCGGCTATATCGGGCAAAAAAGGGTGTCGGTAGTGTCTACCGGTATTGGTCCGGATAATATAGATATTGTGCTGAATGAGCTGGATGCCCTCGTGAATATTGATCTGGAGAGCCGGACGATCAAACCGGAACATACACTCCTGAATATTATACGGGTGGGCACTTCCGGCGCTCTGCAGGCGGATATTCCCGTAGACAGTTACGTGGTATCCACCCATGGACTGGGCATTGACAACCTGCTGAATTTTTACCGCCATGAAGAAAATGACGGGGAAAAACAGCTTTTACAGGCTTTTGTGACCCAGACCCAGCTCAACAGCGGCATTTCCCAGCCTTATATCAGCGCCGCCAGCGCCTCCCTGATGAAACACTTTGCCGGCGATGGCTTTTATCCCGGTATTACAGTTACCTGTCCGGGGTTTTATGGCCCGCAGGGCCGGGTCCTGCGCCTGGGACTGAGCAATCCCGGCCTGATTGACCGGCTGACGGAATTCAGCTTTGGCCAGCATCGTATTACGAATTTTGAGATGGAAACCTCGGGTATCTATGGACTGGGCAAGATGCTGGGGCATCATTGCCTTTCCCTGAGCACGATTGTAGCCAACCGGGTTGTTAAGGAATTCTCAAAGGATGGCAGCGCGGCTGTGCAGCAATTAATTGTGAAAACATTAGAAGTGGTAAGCGGGTTATAA
- the dapF gene encoding diaminopimelate epimerase gives MKLNFYKYQGTGNDFVILDNRKEQYNELNTEQIRFLCDRRFGIGADGLMLLNAKPGYDFEMKYYNADGRESTMCGNGGRCLVKFAWHQGIKKNLYHFIAVDGDHEAEIDDDGTVSLKMKDVNGIRESHGDFILDTGSPHYVKMVTDVMAFDVYKKGMDIRYNNSFAKEGINVNFVEQKKEDEIIVRTYERGVEDETLSCGTGVTASALVCYHNERGFNDVTVLTRGGKLSVEYDRIDDDTYNNVWLCGPAEKVFEGGIEL, from the coding sequence ATGAAACTGAATTTTTACAAATACCAGGGCACAGGGAATGATTTTGTGATACTGGATAATCGGAAAGAGCAATACAACGAACTGAATACCGAGCAGATTCGTTTTCTGTGCGATCGCCGCTTTGGGATTGGCGCAGACGGCCTGATGCTGCTGAATGCGAAACCCGGCTATGATTTTGAGATGAAGTATTACAATGCCGACGGCCGGGAGAGCACCATGTGCGGCAATGGCGGCCGCTGCCTGGTAAAGTTTGCCTGGCACCAGGGCATTAAGAAGAACCTGTACCATTTCATCGCAGTAGATGGCGACCACGAGGCAGAGATCGATGACGATGGTACTGTAAGCCTGAAGATGAAAGACGTGAACGGCATCCGTGAGTCGCACGGCGATTTTATCCTCGATACCGGCTCCCCCCACTATGTAAAGATGGTAACGGATGTAATGGCTTTTGATGTATATAAAAAAGGTATGGACATCCGCTATAATAACAGCTTTGCCAAAGAAGGCATCAATGTAAACTTTGTGGAGCAGAAAAAGGAAGATGAAATTATCGTACGCACCTATGAGCGTGGTGTGGAAGATGAAACCCTTTCCTGCGGCACCGGCGTTACCGCCAGCGCGCTCGTATGCTACCACAATGAGCGCGGCTTTAATGATGTCACCGTGCTCACGCGCGGCGGCAAGCTGAGCGTGGAATACGATCGTATTGATGACGACACCTATAATAATGTATGGTTGTGCGGTCCCGCAGAAAAAGTGTTTGAGGGAGGGATCGAACTATAA